Part of the Catalinimonas alkaloidigena genome is shown below.
CGGAAAATAGAACAAATGGAAGCCGAAGACTGGTCAGAAGCATATAAAGAAATTGATGAAGCGGTATCAAGAATTAAAAACCAGCTTGATCAGCTAGCAGCCAGCCTGGAGAGAGAAAATGAGTAAAAGGTCAAATAAGCACCAAAGGGAGACGTGTAAGTAAAATTAAAGGTTCTCTCTTGTTTTCTTTTGCTGGATATTTCACAGAAATCTTATAACAGAGGCTATGTAACGTTTTTGATGAAATTTTATTGAAATTGGCGTTATTTTTTTAGAACCTATTAAGAAATAAACAGTATAATAATGTATTGATAGTAAACTATTTATATGCAAAAAAATCTACTCATTATATTGCTCTTGGTTTTGTTCTGCACCTCAGCCCTGGTATCATCAGCAGATGCATACATTAAACATACTAAAGTGAGTAAAAATTATGAGCCTGTAAATGATGCAGTAGATGTAGTAGTTTACCCCAACCCCGCAGAAGAAAACATTTTTGTACGTTTAGATCTGATCAACCCTTCATTTACAAATAGTTCTGAGGTAGAGTTTGAGATAAGAAGCATATTGGGTACTTCTATGCCTATTGAGGCTGAACGAATGGATGCTAACAGGTTTCGCATCCTCATCGCAGACTTTCCTGTCGGTTATTACCTACTCATCGTACAGTGCAAAGAATGCAGCAATGGCAGTAACCACCCCTCTAAAGAGGTCTTTAAATTTTTGAAGAAATAAACGATTCATTTTCTTCACCTGTCTCCAAGTCATAATAGTATGAGCTGTCTTTACTTTCCGAAGGCTTGAAATGATATACATATTTTTGCTTCGGTTTAGAGAAAGAATATCCCTTGTAAGTACTACTCATCCTGTTTGCACTATTCTCATCAGAAGTATCTGTATCCTGAAGAGAAGGAATATGAGGTTCCTTCCTAAAATAAAAGGAACAAAAAATTCCTGCCATAGAGCCTAACAAATGTGACTCCCAAGATACACTATTGTCTCCGGGGACCAGGCCCTGAACCATCCCTCCATGTATAAAAGCAATGGCAACAGCTACGGCAGTAGAGCGTACATCTCGCCTGAAAATCCCACTGAAGAAGAGAAAAGCTGCTAAACCATATACTAATCCACTTGAGCCAATGTGATAAGCCTGTCGGGCAACTACCCATACCCAGAAGCCTGTGGCAAAGTATATCCAGAGAAAGACTTCCTTAGCGATTTTATCATAAAAGTAAAAAACCGCTATCAATAGCAATATAAGAGGAAATGTATTAGATAATAAGTGAAGAGCACTGCCATGGATAAGTGGGGCGGCAAATATTCCTACCAATCCGGTGATAGAGCGAGGTAGTATACCCCAGACACCAAAATCCAGCGTCATACTATCTTCTACTGTTCTAATAAACCATAGAAAAAAGACAAAGCCTAAGGCTATGACCACGCTTTTGCGGAAAATAAACTTCTCACTATGTTTTTCGGCAACTATCAATTAGCAATCTTATTGTATGTAATTAACAAGTCATACCAGACGTAAAATAATCAATTTTCAGATGAATGTCATTTTAATAACCAGCGAAGTGATACCATTCAAAAAAATATTTCCTGGGCTAAGCGATAGGTATTGGCGTGTGCCTCAACAATATGTGCTATCTGGGAAGAATATCCACCTCCCATGCTCAGGGCTATTGGAATCTTATTTTCTTTAGCCCTTTTTAGTACTACCCTATCCCTTTCTCTACACCCGGCAATGCTTAAGCTTAGCCTTCCGAGTTTATCGGAGGCCAATACATCTACTCCTGATTGAAAAAAAATAAAATCAGGTTGTACTTCATTAATAAGTTGATCCAGATAATTGTTTAATAGGCTTAGATAGGTACTATCATCAGTTCCATCGGCTAACGGTATATCCAGGTCAGACTTTTCTTTATACATAGGATAATTTTTGGCTCCATGCATACTGAAAGTAAATACTGATGGCTGATCACAAAAAATTTGCGCTGTACCATTACCCTGATGTACATCCAGGTCTACAATTAATATTTGTTTTGCCAGCTGTTTTTCCAGTAAATAATTGGCGGCAATGGCGATGTCATTGAGAAGGCAAAACCCTTCTCCCCTATCAGTAAAAGCATGATGCGTGCCTCCGGCAATATTGAAGGCGACACCATATTCTAAGGCGAAAAGTGCAGCCTGCAAAGTCCCCTGCATAATGGTGATCTCTCTTTGCACAAGCTGTTCAGACATAGGAAAGCCGGTCTTTCGGATTTCCGATCGGCTTAGCTCCTGATTTTTAAGCCTTTGCCAATAAGTAATGTCATGGGTATTGGTGATGTATTGTTCATCAAGGGGGTAAGGTTGAAATAAGTTCTCCTCTGTAATAGTACCTTCATAGAGTAATTGCTCAGGAATGAGGTTATACTTGATCATAGGAAAGCGGTGGTTTTCCGGTAAGGGATGTGCATAGATTTCATCCCAGGCAATCTTTAACATGCAGTAAAATGTCTTAATTCTTAACAATCAACACATGTCATGCCTCAGAGTTTAAGATCTCAATAAAATTTCTACGGAACAATTACTTGATAAGCTCCGGAAACTATCTAATGATGGTGACGCTTCCGGTTTTGCTACCGGCTTCTTCTCCGCAGTCAATCAGATAAAAGTAGACTCCATCCGCTACGGCCCTACCATGAATGGTACCGTCCCAGCCACTGGCATTATTGTAATTTTCTATTTCAGCCAGCTTACTTCCTAAGCGGTCAAAAATGGTGAGTTTACAATCGGGAAACAGATCCATTCTTTCCACATACCAGGTGTCATGGCGACCATCATTATTGGGAGTAAATGCTTTGTCAGGAGCTACATCCAGTGAGCGATCCACATTGAGGGTATAGCTAACGGTAGTTTGGCACCCCTCTGTATTGGTCACTATACAAGTATAAGTAGTAGAAATGAGAGGCCGAGCAATAGGGTTAGCAATCGTACTGTCGCTAAGTGAAGTCCCTGGTGACCATATGTAAGAAGCCCCCCCACTGGCATTTAGCTGCAAAGTGTCTCCTAAAGAGATTCTGTCAGATGACGCATTTATGTTTGCTTCAGGATTATCAGCTTGTACTATTTCTATACTGGCTGTTTCTGTACAGTGGGCATCAGTTAAGGCTGTGAGTGTATAGATGCCTGCTTCATTTACAGTGATATTGGTTCCGCTTTCACCATTATCCCAGGCATAAGAGGCAAAACCTTCATTAGCAGCAATTTCTAGCTGTTCATCAGGACATAAATTAGGGCTTCCGAGTGTTTCAATGTATAGCTCAGGAATATCAATAATCGTTACTTCCTGAGTATATGTGTCTTTTACACTATTATTATCGGCAATAATTTTTAAACTGACTGTATAAGTACCTGCTTCAGCAAATGAATGGCTCACAGAAGCTTCATTTTGATTGTTACTTT
Proteins encoded:
- a CDS encoding rhomboid family intramembrane serine protease; protein product: MIVAEKHSEKFIFRKSVVIALGFVFFLWFIRTVEDSMTLDFGVWGILPRSITGLVGIFAAPLIHGSALHLLSNTFPLILLLIAVFYFYDKIAKEVFLWIYFATGFWVWVVARQAYHIGSSGLVYGLAAFLFFSGIFRRDVRSTAVAVAIAFIHGGMVQGLVPGDNSVSWESHLLGSMAGIFCSFYFRKEPHIPSLQDTDTSDENSANRMSSTYKGYSFSKPKQKYVYHFKPSESKDSSYYYDLETGEENESFISSKI
- a CDS encoding histone deacetylase — protein: MLKIAWDEIYAHPLPENHRFPMIKYNLIPEQLLYEGTITEENLFQPYPLDEQYITNTHDITYWQRLKNQELSRSEIRKTGFPMSEQLVQREITIMQGTLQAALFALEYGVAFNIAGGTHHAFTDRGEGFCLLNDIAIAANYLLEKQLAKQILIVDLDVHQGNGTAQIFCDQPSVFTFSMHGAKNYPMYKEKSDLDIPLADGTDDSTYLSLLNNYLDQLINEVQPDFIFFQSGVDVLASDKLGRLSLSIAGCRERDRVVLKRAKENKIPIALSMGGGYSSQIAHIVEAHANTYRLAQEIFF